Proteins from a genomic interval of Streptomyces sp. NBC_00820:
- a CDS encoding MHYT domain-containing protein, with translation MGHLDHAAFGWLTPALSYVMACIGAALGLRCTMRALTATGRSRRNWLVTAASAIGTGIWTMHFVAMLGFRVSGTDIRYDVPLTILSLVVAMVVVCGGVFAVGYSRDRNRALLLGGVATGLGVASMHYLGMAAVRLHGHVSYDPVLVGVSVLIAVVAATAALWAGLNIKSPVAVTLASLVMGAAVSSMHYTGMFAVSVRVIPAGGALPGATAMQFIFPLAVGLGSYLFITSAFVALSPTADEREASASATRSVESAAH, from the coding sequence ATGGGACACCTGGACCACGCCGCCTTCGGCTGGCTGACCCCCGCACTGTCGTACGTGATGGCCTGCATAGGCGCCGCACTGGGACTGCGCTGCACCATGCGCGCGCTCACCGCCACCGGCCGCTCGCGCCGCAACTGGCTCGTCACCGCCGCCTCCGCGATCGGCACCGGCATCTGGACCATGCACTTCGTGGCCATGCTCGGCTTCCGCGTCAGCGGCACCGACATCCGCTACGACGTGCCGTTGACCATCCTCAGCCTCGTCGTCGCCATGGTCGTCGTCTGCGGCGGCGTCTTCGCCGTCGGCTACAGCCGGGACCGCAACCGGGCGCTCCTCCTCGGCGGTGTCGCCACCGGACTGGGCGTCGCCAGCATGCACTACCTCGGCATGGCGGCGGTCAGGCTGCACGGCCACGTGAGCTACGACCCCGTCCTCGTCGGCGTGTCGGTGCTCATCGCGGTGGTCGCCGCGACCGCGGCCCTGTGGGCGGGTCTCAACATCAAGTCGCCCGTCGCGGTCACCCTCGCGTCCCTCGTCATGGGCGCGGCGGTCAGCAGCATGCACTACACCGGCATGTTCGCGGTGAGCGTCCGCGTCATCCCCGCCGGCGGGGCGCTGCCCGGGGCCACCGCGATGCAGTTCATCTTCCCCCTCGCCGTCGGCCTCGGGTCCTATCTGTTCATCACCTCGGCCTTCGTCGCCCTCTCACCCACGGCGGACGAGCGCGAGGCGTCCGCCTCGGCCACACGGTCCGTCGAGAGCGCCGCCCACTAG
- a CDS encoding class I SAM-dependent methyltransferase, with translation MSDDHTHVQEFFGARAAGWESRFPDDGPAYAAAVAELGLRAGDRVLDAGCGTGRALPPLRAAVGPSGVVIGADLTPEMIRTATEAGRDRDGLLLLADVAALPLRPDCLDAVFAAGLIAHLAQPVENLRELARVVRPGGVLALFHPIGRAALAARHGRRLTPEDLRDEANLGPLLARSGWRMTSYVDEDDRFLALAVREG, from the coding sequence ATGAGCGACGACCACACACACGTCCAGGAGTTCTTCGGCGCCCGGGCGGCGGGCTGGGAAAGCCGGTTCCCCGACGACGGTCCGGCCTACGCCGCCGCCGTGGCCGAGCTGGGCCTGCGCGCGGGCGACCGCGTGCTCGACGCGGGCTGCGGCACGGGCCGCGCCCTGCCACCCCTGCGTGCCGCCGTGGGGCCCTCGGGAGTGGTGATCGGGGCCGACCTCACCCCGGAGATGATCCGGACCGCCACGGAGGCCGGCAGGGACCGCGACGGGCTGCTGCTGCTCGCCGACGTCGCCGCGCTGCCCCTGCGGCCGGACTGCCTGGACGCCGTATTCGCCGCGGGCCTGATCGCGCACCTCGCGCAGCCCGTGGAGAACCTGCGGGAGCTGGCCCGCGTGGTGCGCCCCGGCGGCGTGCTCGCGCTGTTCCACCCCATCGGCCGGGCGGCCCTGGCCGCACGCCACGGACGCCGGCTCACCCCTGAGGACCTGCGGGACGAGGCCAACCTGGGCCCTCTTCTGGCCCGTTCGGGATGGCGCATGACGTCGTACGTCGACGAGGACGACCGCTTCCTCGCGCTGGCGGTGCGCGAGGGCTGA
- a CDS encoding alpha/beta fold hydrolase — translation MQQAEFDDKGSRIRWTEVPGAQPARVYLHGLGSMSAVYHAHIVARPELAGRRSLLVDLPGHGVSDRPEHFGYTLEEHADAVAVALDHAEVTGAELIAHSMGGAVAVVLARRRPDLVSRLVLSEANLDAFPRPTAGSSGIAAYEEEEFVESGHARVLEAVGPLWAATMRLADPRALHRSAVGLRQGSDPVMRTILEGLEIERVYLQGEHSGELRGREQLEAAGVRVVTVPGAGHNIMFDNPDAFAAAVAGRY, via the coding sequence GTGCAGCAGGCCGAGTTCGATGACAAGGGGAGCCGGATCCGCTGGACGGAGGTTCCCGGCGCGCAGCCCGCGCGCGTGTATCTGCACGGGCTCGGATCGATGTCCGCCGTGTACCACGCGCACATCGTGGCGCGGCCGGAACTGGCGGGCAGGCGCAGCCTGCTGGTGGATCTCCCCGGGCACGGGGTCAGTGACCGGCCCGAGCACTTCGGCTACACGCTGGAGGAACACGCGGACGCCGTGGCGGTCGCGTTGGACCATGCGGAAGTCACCGGCGCCGAGCTGATCGCCCACAGCATGGGCGGCGCCGTCGCCGTCGTCCTCGCGCGCCGGCGGCCCGACCTCGTCTCCCGGCTGGTGCTGTCGGAGGCGAATCTCGACGCGTTCCCCCGGCCCACGGCGGGCAGCAGCGGAATCGCCGCCTACGAGGAGGAGGAGTTCGTGGAAAGCGGGCACGCACGCGTGCTGGAAGCCGTGGGCCCGCTGTGGGCGGCCACCATGCGGCTCGCCGATCCCCGTGCGCTGCACCGCAGTGCCGTCGGCCTCCGGCAGGGATCGGACCCGGTGATGCGGACCATTCTGGAAGGCCTGGAGATCGAGCGCGTCTACCTTCAGGGTGAGCACAGCGGTGAACTGCGCGGCAGAGAGCAGCTGGAAGCCGCCGGGGTCCGCGTGGTGACGGTGCCCGGCGCGGGGCACAACATCATGTTCGACAACCCCGACGCCTTCGCGGCGGCCGTCGCGGGACGGTACTGA
- a CDS encoding PadR family transcriptional regulator gives MLELAILGFLYDTPLHGYVLRRHIAALTGHVRPVAESTLYPAIKRLEKAGLLARATEPGAVAAPRHVLTLTDDGRRELRRRLSEPAQREITDENQWFTLLAFLRHLDDAPAAQAAVLRRRLTFLEEPASFFYDGDRPLPAEELDDPFRRGILTIARATSRAELTWLRDTLTSLESVGR, from the coding sequence ATGCTGGAACTCGCCATCCTCGGATTCCTTTACGACACCCCGCTGCACGGGTACGTCCTGCGCCGGCACATCGCCGCGCTCACAGGGCACGTACGGCCCGTCGCCGAAAGCACGCTGTACCCGGCGATCAAGCGACTGGAGAAGGCAGGTCTGCTGGCCAGGGCCACCGAGCCCGGCGCCGTGGCCGCACCGCGCCATGTCCTCACCCTCACGGACGACGGCAGGCGGGAGCTGAGGCGGCGTCTGTCCGAGCCCGCGCAGCGCGAGATCACCGACGAGAACCAGTGGTTCACTCTGCTCGCGTTCCTGCGGCACCTGGACGACGCCCCCGCGGCCCAGGCGGCCGTACTGCGGCGCAGGCTGACCTTCCTGGAGGAGCCCGCGAGTTTCTTCTACGACGGTGACCGGCCGCTGCCCGCCGAGGAACTGGACGACCCGTTCCGGCGCGGCATCCTCACGATCGCGCGTGCCACGAGCCGGGCCGAACTGACCTGGCTGCGCGACACACTCACCTCACTCGAGAGCGTCGGCCGATGA
- a CDS encoding oxygenase MpaB family protein encodes MKRFDRLERIRRMDPVRDAPEIYRLSAAFEFPWDYARALELALYRTYAVPSIGRLLAETAELTDRTQKRYDDTVLLLDTVVEHGFAAEEGRTAIRRINQMHRSYDISDDDMRYVLSTFVVMPRRWIDAYGWRRLSRHEIVATTEYYRTLGRHMGIPDIPETYEEFEALLDAYEQAHFAWDERARQVSDATLGLMASWYPRPVAPLLRTATLALLDEPLLRAFRYQAPGAATASLVRRAVRARGRVVRLLPPRSAPHFARQNWEVKGYPNGYQVAGLGTRPVPGLGGCPARHRDASSADALE; translated from the coding sequence GTGAAGCGCTTCGACCGGCTCGAGCGGATCCGTCGGATGGACCCGGTGAGGGACGCCCCGGAGATCTACCGGCTCAGCGCGGCGTTCGAATTCCCCTGGGACTACGCACGAGCCCTGGAGCTGGCCCTCTACCGCACCTACGCCGTCCCCAGTATCGGGCGGCTGCTCGCGGAGACGGCGGAGCTGACCGACCGTACGCAGAAGCGGTACGACGACACCGTGCTCCTGCTGGACACCGTTGTGGAGCACGGCTTCGCCGCGGAGGAAGGCCGTACGGCGATCCGCCGCATCAATCAGATGCACCGCAGTTACGACATCAGCGACGACGACATGCGTTACGTGCTGTCCACCTTCGTCGTGATGCCCAGGCGCTGGATCGACGCCTACGGCTGGCGGCGCCTGTCACGGCACGAGATCGTCGCCACCACCGAGTACTACCGCACCCTCGGCCGCCACATGGGCATCCCCGACATCCCCGAGACCTACGAGGAGTTCGAAGCCCTCCTCGACGCCTACGAACAGGCCCACTTCGCCTGGGACGAACGCGCGCGGCAGGTCTCCGACGCCACACTCGGCCTGATGGCGTCCTGGTATCCGCGACCGGTGGCCCCCCTGCTGCGCACGGCGACACTCGCGCTGCTCGACGAACCCCTGCTGCGGGCCTTCCGCTACCAGGCGCCGGGCGCGGCCACCGCGTCCCTCGTGCGCCGCGCGGTGCGAGCCCGGGGCCGTGTCGTCCGGCTGCTGCCGCCGCGCAGCGCCCCGCATTTCGCCCGGCAGAACTGGGAGGTCAAGGGCTATCCGAACGGCTACCAGGTGGCCGGCCTGGGCACCCGTCCGGTCCCGGGCCTGGGTGGGTGCCCGGCGCGGCACCGGGACGCCTCATCGGCCGACGCTCTCGAGTGA
- the xylA gene encoding xylose isomerase, with protein MSYQPTPEDRFTFGLWTVGWQGRDPFGDATRRALDPVETVRRLAALGAHGVTFHDDDLIPFGASDTERESHVKRFRQALDATGMRVPMATTNLFTHPVFKDGAFTANDRDVRRYALRKTIRNIDLAVELGAETYVAWGGREGAESGAAKDVRAALDRMKEAFDLLGEYVTSQGYDIRFAIEPKPNEPRGDILLPTVGHALAFIERLERPELYGVNPEVGHEQMAGLNFPHGIAQALWAGKLFHIDLNGQSGIKYDQDLRFGAGDLRAAFWLVDLLESAGYDGPRHFDFKPPRTEDLDGVWASAAGCMRNYLILKERSAAFRADPEVQEALRASRLDQLVQPTAADGLQALLADRAAFEEFDIEAAAARGMAFEQLDQLAMDHLLGARD; from the coding sequence ATGAGCTACCAGCCCACCCCCGAGGACAGGTTCACCTTCGGCCTGTGGACCGTCGGCTGGCAGGGAAGGGACCCGTTCGGCGACGCCACCCGCCGTGCCCTCGACCCGGTCGAGACGGTGCGGCGTCTGGCCGCACTCGGCGCCCACGGCGTCACCTTCCATGACGACGACCTGATCCCCTTCGGCGCCTCGGACACCGAGCGCGAGTCGCACGTCAAGCGCTTCCGGCAGGCCCTCGACGCGACCGGCATGAGGGTCCCGATGGCCACCACGAACCTGTTCACGCACCCCGTCTTCAAGGACGGCGCGTTCACCGCCAACGACCGTGACGTGCGCCGTTACGCGCTGCGCAAGACCATCCGCAACATCGATCTCGCCGTGGAGCTGGGTGCCGAGACGTACGTCGCCTGGGGTGGTCGTGAGGGCGCCGAGTCCGGCGCGGCCAAGGACGTGCGCGCCGCCCTGGACCGCATGAAGGAGGCCTTCGACCTCCTCGGCGAGTACGTCACCTCCCAGGGTTACGACATCCGCTTCGCCATCGAGCCCAAGCCGAACGAGCCCCGCGGCGACATCCTGCTGCCCACCGTCGGCCACGCCCTGGCCTTCATCGAGCGCCTCGAACGCCCCGAGTTGTACGGCGTCAACCCCGAGGTGGGGCACGAGCAGATGGCCGGACTGAACTTCCCGCACGGCATCGCGCAGGCCCTCTGGGCGGGCAAGCTCTTCCACATCGACCTCAACGGCCAGTCCGGCATCAAGTACGACCAGGATCTCCGCTTCGGCGCCGGCGACCTGCGGGCCGCCTTCTGGCTCGTCGACCTGTTGGAGAGCGCCGGTTACGACGGGCCGCGCCACTTCGACTTCAAGCCGCCGCGGACCGAGGACCTCGACGGCGTGTGGGCGTCGGCTGCCGGCTGCATGCGCAACTACCTCATCCTGAAGGAGCGTTCGGCCGCCTTCCGTGCCGATCCGGAGGTCCAGGAGGCCCTGCGCGCCTCGCGGTTGGACCAACTGGTCCAGCCGACGGCGGCGGACGGCCTGCAGGCCCTGCTTGCCGACCGCGCGGCCTTCGAGGAGTTCGACATCGAGGCCGCCGCCGCCCGCGGAATGGCCTTCGAGCAGCTCGACCAGCTGGCGATGGACCACCTGTTGGGCGCACGGGACTGA
- the xylB gene encoding xylulokinase: MSAAEGPLVVGVDSSTQSTKALVVDVATGQVVASGHAPHTVTSRTGRESDPRQWWDALCEALRQCGDAAHEAAAVSVGGQQHGLVTLDGRGEPVRPALLWNDVRSAPQARRLVEELGGPKAWAERTGSVPGASFTVTKWAWLAEHEPEAVRATRSVRLPHDYLTERLTGQGTTDRGDVSGTGWWASGTESYDEEILAHVGLDPALLPRVVRPGEVAGTVRDSHDLPFSRGTLVAPGTGDNAAAALGLGLRAGTPVLSLGTSGTVYAVSRHRPADPTGTVAGFADAHGDWLPLACTLNCTLAVDRIAALLGLDREAVEPGTSVTLLPYLDGERTPNLPNASGLLHGLRHDTTASQVLQAAYDGAVHSLLGALGLVLDEDADRDTPLLLIGGGARGSAWQQTVRRLSGRPVQVPEAKELVALGAAAQAAGLLTGEDPGAVARRWNTAAGPVLEAVERDEAALARISGVLSDAGPLLERGPEIR; the protein is encoded by the coding sequence ATGTCAGCAGCCGAGGGTCCACTCGTCGTCGGTGTGGACTCGTCCACGCAGTCCACGAAGGCGCTGGTCGTCGACGTGGCCACCGGGCAGGTCGTGGCGAGTGGCCACGCGCCGCACACGGTGACCTCCAGAACGGGCCGGGAAAGCGATCCCCGCCAGTGGTGGGATGCCCTGTGCGAGGCGCTCCGCCAGTGCGGGGACGCGGCGCACGAGGCGGCTGCGGTGTCGGTCGGCGGTCAGCAGCACGGCCTGGTCACCCTGGACGGGCGGGGCGAACCGGTGCGTCCGGCGCTGCTGTGGAACGACGTCCGCTCGGCGCCGCAGGCCCGTCGACTCGTCGAGGAACTGGGCGGCCCGAAGGCCTGGGCCGAGCGCACCGGCAGTGTGCCCGGCGCGTCGTTCACGGTGACGAAGTGGGCGTGGCTGGCCGAGCACGAGCCGGAGGCCGTCCGCGCGACCAGGTCGGTGCGGCTCCCCCACGACTACCTCACCGAACGCCTCACCGGCCAGGGCACCACGGACCGCGGCGATGTCTCCGGCACCGGCTGGTGGGCGTCCGGGACGGAGTCGTACGACGAGGAGATCCTGGCGCACGTGGGGCTCGACCCGGCCCTGCTCCCCCGCGTGGTGCGGCCGGGCGAGGTGGCCGGCACCGTGCGCGACAGTCACGACCTGCCCTTCTCCAGGGGCACCCTGGTGGCCCCGGGCACGGGCGACAACGCGGCAGCGGCGCTCGGCCTCGGCCTGCGCGCGGGCACCCCCGTGCTCAGCCTCGGCACATCCGGCACCGTGTACGCCGTCTCCCGGCACCGCCCCGCCGACCCGACCGGCACGGTGGCGGGTTTCGCCGACGCGCACGGGGACTGGCTGCCCCTGGCCTGCACCCTGAACTGCACGCTCGCAGTGGACCGGATCGCGGCCCTGCTGGGCCTGGACCGGGAGGCCGTCGAACCCGGAACGTCCGTCACGCTCCTGCCGTATCTGGACGGCGAGCGCACCCCGAACCTGCCGAACGCCTCCGGGTTGCTGCACGGACTGCGACACGACACCACGGCCAGCCAGGTGTTGCAGGCGGCCTACGACGGGGCGGTCCACTCGCTGCTCGGCGCGCTCGGCCTTGTCCTCGACGAGGACGCGGACCGCGACACTCCGCTGCTCCTCATCGGCGGTGGCGCTCGCGGCTCGGCCTGGCAGCAGACGGTACGACGGCTGTCGGGGCGTCCCGTTCAGGTGCCCGAGGCGAAGGAGCTGGTCGCCCTCGGCGCCGCGGCACAGGCGGCCGGCCTGCTGACCGGCGAGGACCCGGGGGCCGTGGCTCGCCGCTGGAACACGGCCGCGGGACCGGTGCTGGAAGCGGTGGAGCGGGACGAGGCGGCGCTGGCGCGTATCTCCGGGGTACTCTCCGACGCGGGGCCGCTGCTGGAGCGGGGGCCGGAAATCCGTTGA
- a CDS encoding ROK family transcriptional regulator has product MTAPLHEGRPTGTGRILPDTQQGMRRRNLARVMHAVSGEGPLSRAAIASTIGLTRAAVSTLVEELIRWGLLEELGPERPGRVGRPGSALAVSGRGPAGIGAEIGVDHLAVCAVDLRGAVRARAVRHGANRGRAPGAVTEELTTLVRQVVSEVEREGLWAAGLAVAVPGLVARDGRTVVRAPNLDWHDADLGGLLPDILPLTVDNEANFGALAELWLGAGTPRDFLHVSAEIGIGAAVVVDGQVLRGTRGFAGELGHVPVRPDGPACPCGGRGCLEQYAGEEAVLRAAGLEPDEDLVGLLAARAEKGDEAVRAALRDAGTALGIALTGAVNLLDPETVVLGGALAGLAPWLLPPLEAELRGRTAGPACPVTVSGLGPEGPLLGAAHSVVRAVLDDPASVAERS; this is encoded by the coding sequence ATGACCGCACCGCTGCACGAGGGGCGCCCGACCGGTACGGGACGCATCCTGCCGGACACCCAGCAGGGCATGCGCCGCCGCAATCTGGCTCGGGTCATGCATGCCGTCAGCGGGGAAGGTCCGCTGTCGCGAGCCGCCATCGCCTCGACGATCGGCCTGACCAGGGCGGCGGTGTCGACCCTCGTGGAGGAGCTGATCCGCTGGGGTCTGCTGGAGGAGCTGGGCCCCGAACGGCCGGGCCGGGTGGGGCGGCCCGGGTCGGCGCTCGCGGTGAGCGGCCGCGGTCCCGCCGGCATCGGCGCGGAGATCGGCGTCGACCACCTCGCGGTGTGCGCCGTCGACCTGCGCGGCGCCGTCCGTGCACGGGCCGTGCGCCACGGCGCGAACCGCGGCCGTGCCCCCGGGGCCGTGACCGAGGAACTGACGACGCTGGTACGCCAGGTCGTGTCCGAGGTGGAGCGGGAGGGCCTGTGGGCCGCCGGGCTCGCGGTCGCCGTGCCCGGTCTGGTGGCCCGGGACGGCCGCACGGTCGTACGCGCCCCGAACCTCGACTGGCACGACGCGGACCTGGGCGGCCTGCTGCCCGACATCCTGCCGCTGACCGTGGACAACGAGGCCAACTTCGGCGCCCTGGCCGAGCTGTGGCTCGGTGCCGGCACGCCGCGCGACTTCCTGCACGTGTCGGCGGAAATCGGCATCGGCGCCGCGGTGGTCGTGGACGGACAGGTGCTGCGCGGCACGCGGGGGTTCGCGGGCGAACTGGGCCACGTGCCCGTACGGCCCGACGGGCCCGCGTGCCCGTGTGGCGGGCGCGGCTGCCTTGAGCAGTACGCCGGTGAGGAGGCGGTGCTCCGCGCCGCCGGGCTCGAACCGGACGAGGACCTGGTCGGGCTGCTCGCGGCACGTGCTGAAAAAGGCGACGAGGCCGTGCGCGCGGCCCTGCGGGATGCCGGTACGGCCCTCGGTATCGCCTTGACCGGGGCGGTCAATCTGCTCGACCCCGAGACGGTCGTCCTCGGCGGGGCCCTGGCCGGTCTCGCCCCGTGGTTGCTGCCGCCCCTGGAAGCCGAGTTGCGCGGGCGTACGGCGGGTCCCGCCTGCCCGGTGACCGTCTCCGGGCTGGGCCCGGAGGGCCCGCTCCTGGGCGCCGCCCACTCGGTCGTCCGGGCCGTCCTGGACGATCCGGCATCGGTGGCGGAACGGTCCTGA
- a CDS encoding APC family permease, which produces MHKETTGTLRRDAIGLREVLFQSITAMAPAAAVAASIPAGAAFAGGSLPLAVLVALVACLFTASCVAELARELPAAGSVAVYTARGLHPAIGFLVGWGYVFVEMLVPPLLLLQLGFTTAGTLHEEWSSYPADLWWPWSLAGAAVIAVAGYLGVRASARFGTVLGVFEILVFLVFAGWLIGKAGDANTLSVFGTSHTADGYAGVGGVFAGSVYTVLAFAGFEAAAPLAEETRDPRRTMHRAVLGAALGIGVFYVITTYAMTVYFDPDRFAGFGASGAGSWEGVARASFGLFWVLVFLAVVNSTIANANACANVSTRTAFALARIRVLPGLLAALHPRHRSPVAGIALQTVVAVGAVLGLGFAYDPVTAFLLLATVIVTVVVGVYIVVNLACAGYFLRGGRERLKPVRHLLFPLLGIAAFVPALLTAAGLPVFDFVTELTAPVSYAGPVVGVWMAAGVVVLVVLIRRHPERIAATSRVHVAEAGAVEDRQDGAVPR; this is translated from the coding sequence ATGCACAAGGAGACGACCGGGACGCTGCGGCGTGATGCCATCGGGCTGCGCGAGGTCCTGTTCCAGAGCATCACGGCGATGGCGCCGGCCGCCGCGGTGGCGGCGTCGATTCCGGCGGGTGCCGCGTTCGCGGGCGGCAGTCTGCCCCTGGCGGTGCTGGTCGCCCTGGTGGCGTGCCTGTTCACCGCGTCCTGTGTGGCGGAGTTGGCACGCGAGTTACCGGCCGCCGGCTCGGTGGCCGTCTACACCGCGCGGGGACTCCATCCGGCGATCGGCTTCCTCGTGGGCTGGGGCTACGTCTTCGTCGAGATGCTCGTCCCGCCACTGCTGCTGCTCCAGCTCGGGTTCACCACCGCGGGCACGCTGCACGAGGAGTGGTCCTCGTACCCGGCGGACCTGTGGTGGCCGTGGTCACTGGCGGGCGCGGCCGTGATCGCGGTCGCCGGTTACCTGGGGGTGCGTGCCTCGGCCCGCTTCGGCACCGTCCTCGGGGTCTTCGAGATCCTTGTGTTCCTGGTGTTCGCCGGCTGGCTCATCGGCAAGGCCGGCGACGCCAACACGCTGTCGGTGTTCGGCACGTCGCACACCGCGGACGGGTACGCCGGGGTCGGCGGTGTCTTCGCCGGATCCGTCTACACCGTGCTGGCGTTCGCCGGCTTCGAAGCGGCGGCCCCGCTCGCCGAGGAGACGCGCGATCCCCGGCGGACCATGCATCGCGCGGTCCTCGGAGCGGCTCTGGGTATCGGTGTGTTCTACGTGATCACGACGTACGCGATGACCGTGTACTTCGACCCGGACCGGTTCGCCGGCTTCGGCGCGTCGGGCGCCGGGTCCTGGGAGGGCGTCGCCCGGGCCTCGTTCGGTCTCTTCTGGGTTCTGGTCTTCCTCGCGGTGGTCAACTCCACGATCGCCAACGCCAACGCGTGCGCCAACGTCTCGACCCGCACGGCCTTCGCGCTCGCCCGTATCCGGGTGCTGCCCGGCCTGCTCGCCGCCCTCCATCCCCGGCACCGCTCCCCCGTGGCGGGCATCGCCCTGCAGACCGTCGTCGCGGTCGGCGCCGTCCTGGGGCTCGGCTTCGCCTACGACCCGGTGACCGCGTTCCTCCTTCTCGCCACGGTCATCGTCACGGTCGTCGTGGGTGTCTACATCGTGGTCAACCTCGCCTGCGCGGGTTACTTCCTGCGGGGTGGCAGGGAGCGGCTCAAGCCGGTACGGCATCTGCTGTTCCCGCTGCTCGGCATCGCCGCCTTCGTCCCGGCGCTCCTGACGGCCGCCGGTCTCCCGGTGTTCGACTTCGTGACCGAGCTGACGGCGCCGGTGTCGTACGCCGGTCCGGTCGTCGGAGTCTGGATGGCGGCCGGCGTGGTGGTCCTGGTCGTGCTGATACGACGTCATCCCGAGCGGATAGCCGCCACCTCGCGGGTGCACGTCGCCGAAGCCGGCGCGGTCGAGGACCGGCAGGACGGAGCCGTACCGCGCTGA
- a CDS encoding acetamidase/formamidase family protein — MTDPRILTVRPEPDAYAWTFGGAPAVARIPPGTVLDLYTEDCFNGRVRSEKDLVSEVCEFPFLNPQTGPFHIEGAEPGDTVAVHFVSVEPARDWAASTTVPLFGALTSTHTTATLQPPLAERVWIWQLDRSRRTALFRARDSDIEVELPLDPMHGTVGVAPANLEVRSALVPDAHGGNMDTPEMRAGVTCYLGVNVEGALLSLGDGHARQGEGETCGVAVECAMNTVVIVELLKDVATPWPRLESDTHLMSTGSARPLEDAFRISQLDLVQWLVRDYGFSAPDAYQFATQTVESPLANVCDTNYTCVAKLRKEWLPARDTYRGMHTRLRETVRMLGL; from the coding sequence ATGACCGATCCCCGGATCCTGACCGTCCGTCCGGAGCCGGACGCCTACGCCTGGACGTTCGGCGGCGCTCCTGCGGTGGCGCGGATCCCGCCCGGTACGGTCCTCGATCTGTACACCGAGGACTGCTTCAACGGCCGGGTGCGCTCCGAGAAGGATCTCGTGTCCGAGGTCTGCGAGTTCCCCTTCCTCAATCCGCAGACGGGTCCCTTCCACATCGAGGGCGCCGAGCCCGGTGACACGGTGGCCGTGCACTTCGTGTCCGTCGAACCGGCCCGGGACTGGGCCGCGTCGACCACGGTGCCGCTCTTCGGGGCGCTGACCTCCACCCACACCACGGCGACGCTGCAGCCTCCCCTCGCCGAGCGGGTGTGGATCTGGCAGCTGGACCGCAGTCGTCGCACGGCCCTGTTCCGGGCGCGGGACAGTGACATCGAGGTGGAGCTGCCCCTCGACCCCATGCACGGCACGGTGGGCGTGGCACCGGCCAATCTGGAGGTGCGCTCCGCCCTGGTCCCGGACGCGCACGGCGGGAACATGGACACGCCGGAGATGCGGGCGGGTGTGACCTGCTACCTGGGGGTCAACGTCGAGGGTGCGCTGCTCAGCCTCGGCGACGGGCATGCCCGGCAGGGCGAGGGCGAGACCTGCGGGGTGGCCGTGGAGTGCGCGATGAACACCGTGGTGATCGTCGAACTCCTCAAGGACGTCGCCACTCCCTGGCCGCGGCTGGAGTCGGACACGCATCTGATGTCGACCGGCTCGGCACGCCCCTTGGAGGACGCGTTCCGGATATCGCAACTCGACCTGGTGCAGTGGCTGGTGCGCGACTACGGATTCAGTGCGCCGGACGCGTACCAGTTCGCAACCCAGACGGTCGAATCACCGTTGGCCAACGTGTGCGACACCAACTACACATGCGTGGCCAAGCTCCGCAAGGAGTGGCTGCCCGCGCGGGACACGTACCGCGGCATGCACACACGGCTGCGGGAGACGGTCCGGATGCTGGGCCTCTGA
- a CDS encoding N-acetylmuramoyl-L-alanine amidase: protein MDDNRDRPRLSRRRLLTGAALAAVPYALLPDSRAAARAAVDFPTAEWRPASTSNYTVSNRPSTYTVDRVIIHITQETYANTVAIFQNPQKKVSAHYLVRSADGHIAQCVRETDIAWHAGNWDYNTRSIGIEHEGWVDQPAYLTDALYQQSARLTAAICDSHGIPKDREHILGHYQVPGTDHTDPGPNWDWVRYIRMVNFA, encoded by the coding sequence ATGGACGACAACCGGGACCGCCCGCGCCTCAGCAGGCGACGGCTCCTGACGGGAGCGGCCCTCGCGGCCGTCCCCTACGCACTGCTCCCCGACTCGCGTGCGGCCGCGCGGGCGGCCGTCGACTTCCCCACCGCCGAGTGGCGGCCGGCGAGCACGAGCAACTACACCGTCTCCAACCGCCCCTCGACGTACACGGTCGACCGTGTGATCATCCACATCACGCAGGAGACGTACGCCAACACCGTGGCCATCTTCCAGAACCCGCAGAAGAAGGTGTCCGCGCACTACCTGGTCCGCTCGGCCGACGGGCACATCGCCCAGTGCGTGCGGGAGACCGATATCGCCTGGCACGCCGGGAACTGGGACTACAACACCCGCAGCATCGGCATCGAGCACGAGGGCTGGGTGGACCAGCCCGCCTATCTCACCGACGCCCTCTACCAGCAGTCCGCGAGGCTGACCGCGGCGATCTGCGACAGCCACGGCATCCCCAAGGACCGGGAGCACATCCTCGGCCATTACCAGGTGCCTGGCACCGATCACACCGATCCCGGTCCGAACTGGGACTGGGTCCGCTACATCAGAATGGTCAATTTCGCCTAG